In the Mauremys mutica isolate MM-2020 ecotype Southern chromosome 13, ASM2049712v1, whole genome shotgun sequence genome, one interval contains:
- the LOC123348522 gene encoding olfactory receptor 4D9-like: MEQQNLTRRVREFLLVGLTQSLALQRFLFVVFFIVYMMTWLGNLTIITTVITDHQLHTPMYFLLGNLAFIDLSESLVTVPKMLWDLLSKQKTITFRGCMSQMFFFHFTGGAVVSFLMVMALDRYVAIHKPLHYLRIMNWGVCVGLVAGSWLGGFVHSIVQVALTIQLPFCGPNTLDNFFCDVPQVIKLACTDTYMVELLMVSNSGLLTIIIFIILIVSYTVILFNIRTHVPEGKHKALSTCGAQVVVVSIHFMPCIFIYA; this comes from the coding sequence ATGGAACAGCAGAACCTCACCCGTAGAGTGAGAGAATTTCTTCTCGTGGGTCTAACCCAGAGTCTGGCACTGCAGAGATTCCTCTTTGTGGTCTTCTTCATAGTCTACATGATGACCTGGCTGGGAAACCTCACCATCATCACCACCGTGATCACTGACCACCAGCTCCACACCCCTATGTACTTCCTGCTGGGAAACTTGGCCTTCATTGACCTGAGCGAGTCCTTGGTCACGGTGCCCAAGATGCTGTGGGACCTCCTGTCCAAGCAAAAGACAATCACGTTTCGTGGTTGCATGTCACAGATGTTTTTTTTCCACTTCACCGGGGGCGCCGTGGTTTCCTTCCTCATGGTGATGGCACTTGATCGGTATGTGGCTATCCATAAACCTTTGCACTACCTCAGAATCAtgaactggggtgtgtgtgtagggctgGTGGCTGGGTCATGGCTAGGTGGCTTTGTCCATTCCATTGTCCAGGTTGCACTGACAATCCAACTGCCTTTCTGTGGACCCAATACACTGGACAATTTCTTCTGTGATGTCCCTCAGGTGATCAAATTGGCTTGCACAGACACCTACATGGTGGAGTTGCTGATGGTCTCCAACAGTGGGCTGCTCAccatcatcatcttcatcatcCTGATCGTGTCATACACAGTCATTTTGTTCAATATAAGGACCCATGTCCCAGAAGGGAAGCACAAAGCCCTGTCCACCTGCGGAGCCCAGGTTGTGGTGGTGAGCATCCATTTCATGCCCTGTATCTTCATCTACGCTTGA
- the LOC123348922 gene encoding olfactory receptor 4D2-like, translated as MEQENLTTTVTEFVLLGLTQSPELQRFLFIVFFIVYLTTWLGNFTIIITVITEHQLHTPMYFLLANLAFMDVGDSLVNAPKFLAGLLSQRKTISFNECFLQMFFFHFIAGAMSFCLVGMAVDRYVAIYKPLRYLTIMNPGVLVGIVVLAWLGGLAHSAVQIGLLLQLPFCGPNVLDNFYCDVPQVIKLACTETHLVELQMVFNGGVLLVMIFIILLISYATILVKIRTYLTEVKHKALLTCGTQITVVCLIFIPCIFIYARPFQKFTLDKVVSVIYTVITPMLNPMIYTLRNAEMKKAIKRLMRRVLCSRREINT; from the coding sequence ATGGAGCAGGAGAACCTCACCACCACAGTGACAGAATTTGTCCTCTTGGGCCTCACCCAAAGTCCTGAGCTGCAGCGATTCCTCTTCATTGTCTTCTTCATAGTCTACCTGACAACCTGGCTGGGAAACTTCACCATCATCATCACTGTGATCaccgagcaccagctccacacccccatgtacttcctgCTGGCCAACCTGGCTTTCATGGATGTCGGCGACTCATTAGTAAATGCTCCAAAATTTCTGGCAGGTCtcctcagccagcgtaaaaccaTCTCGTTCAATGAGTGCTTCCTGCAGATGTTCTTCTTCCACTTCATCGCCGGAGCAATGTCATTTTGCCTTGTGGGGATGGCAGTCGATCGGTATGTGGCCATCTATAAACCCCTGCGGTATTTGACAATCATGAACCCTGGTGTGCTCGTGGGGATAGTGGTACTGGCATGGCTGGGTGGATTGGCTCACTCTGCTGTTCAGATTGGACTGCTCCTCCAGTTACCATTCTGTGGGCCAAATGTCCTGGACAATTTCTACTGTGATGTTCCACAGGTCATCAAACTGGCTTGTACCGAGACTCACCTGGTCGAACTGCAGATGGTCTTCAATGGTGGAGTGCTACTTGTAATGATATTCATCATTCTGCTTATTTCCTATGCTACCATCTTAGTCAAGATAAGGACATACCTAACAGAAGTGAAACACAAGGCTCTGTTGACCTGTGGAACCCAGATTACCGTGGTGTGTTTAATATTCATACCCTGCATCTTCATCTATGCTCGACCCTTCCAGAAGTTCACCCTGGACAAGGTGGTCTCAGTCATTTACACTGTAATCACGCCAATGCTGAACCCGATGATCTACACGCTGAGGAATGCTGAGATGAAGAAGGCCATCAAGAGACTAATGAGGAGAGTGCTGTGCTCAAGGAGggaaataaatacataa
- the LOC123348723 gene encoding olfactory receptor 4D1-like: MEQQNLTSTVTEFVLLGLTQNQPLKCFLFMVFFVVYVTTWLGNFTIIITVIADHQLHTPMYFLLANLAFIDVSDSSVNAPHLLSGLLSQHKTVSFEECILQMFFFHFIGGTMVFFLVGMAIDRYVAIYKPLRYLIIMNRGMCTGLVVLAWLGGLAHSAVQIGLLLQLPFCGPNILDNFYCDVPQVIKLACTDTYLVELQMVFNGGVLLIILFISLLISYTIILVKIRTHITEGKHKALSTCGAQILVVSLIFIPSIFIYARPFKKFTLDKAASIFFTVISQMLNPMIYTLRNAEMKMAIKRLMSRMLSWGQRV; encoded by the exons atggagcagcagaacCTCACCAGTACAGTGACTGAATTTGTTCTCTTGGGCCTCACCCAGAATCAGCCGCTGAAGTGTTTTCTCTTCATGGTCTTCTTCGTAGTCTACGTGACCACCTGGCTGGGAAACTTCACCATCATCATCACGGTGATCGCCGACCACCAACTCCATACCCCCATGTACTTCCTGCTGGCCAACCTGGCTTTTATAGATGTCAGCGATTCCTCAGTCAATGCTCCCCACCTGCTTTCAGGTCTCCTCTCCCAGCATAAAACAGTCTCCTTTGAGGAGTGCATCCTCCAGATGTTCTTCTTCCACTTCATCGGGGGTACAATGGTGTTTTTTCTTGTGGGGATGGCCATTGATCGGTACGTGGCCATCTATAAGCCACTGAGATATTTGATTATCATGAACCGGGGCATGTGCACGGGGCTAGTGGTACTGGCATGGCTAGGTGGATTGGCTCACTCTGCTGTTCAAATTGGACTTCTCCTCCAGTTACCATTCTGTGGGCCTAACATCCTGGACAATTTTTATTGTGATGTCCCACAAGTCATCAAACTGGCCTGCACCGACACCTACTTGGTTGAACTGCAGATGGTCTTCAATGGTGGAGTGCTCCTCATCATACTATTTATCAGTCTGCTGATTTCCTACACCATCATCTTAGTCAAGATCAGGACACATATCACAGAAGGAAAACACAAGGCTCTGTCCACCTGTGGAGCCCAGATCTTGGTTGTGAGCTTAATATTCATTCCTAGCATCTTCATCTACGCTCGGCCCTTTAAGAAGTTCACCCTGGACAAGGCGGCCTCCATCTTTTTCACGGTCATCTCCCAAATGTTGAACCCAATGATCTACACCCTGAGAAATGCAGAGATGAAAATGGCCATCAAGAGGCTGATGAGCAGAATGCT TTCATGGGGCCAACGAGTTTAG